The following are encoded together in the Parabacteroides chongii genome:
- a CDS encoding DUF4837 family protein, whose product MRTQCLCIVYLLGLLTLMSCNSSVVEKRATGLPYEILVVMSKEVGESEVGELVKEQLNSSVAGLPQPEPSMRVTFVPNETFDGLLRYVRNILIVDIDPTKYTMVALNGYKDEWAKNQEVIKLNAPSIQELVTYLTLHDSDLVNHFCSIEKERRVAILKEHYSKLAMDKVQEKFNIRLHAPEDMTYYKDTTDFLWVSNNANTGRVDLLVYSFPYTDENTFTEEYLVAKRDSVLKCNLPGAFPNSYMATETRAGLTYEPIMLNEKYCGVLRGLWKMVGDKMGGPFVSHAFLDTKKQRVIVTEGLVFAPETNKRNYIRKIEAALHTVRPMVK is encoded by the coding sequence ATGAGAACACAATGTCTATGTATCGTTTACCTGTTAGGTTTGCTTACTTTAATGAGTTGCAATAGCTCCGTAGTGGAGAAGCGTGCGACCGGTCTGCCTTATGAAATTTTGGTTGTTATGAGCAAAGAAGTAGGAGAGAGCGAGGTCGGTGAATTGGTAAAAGAGCAGCTGAACTCTTCGGTGGCAGGGCTTCCGCAACCTGAACCCTCCATGCGGGTTACTTTCGTTCCCAACGAGACCTTCGATGGTCTGTTGAGATATGTCCGTAATATTCTTATTGTAGATATCGATCCGACGAAATATACGATGGTGGCATTGAACGGGTATAAGGATGAATGGGCTAAGAATCAGGAAGTAATAAAGCTCAATGCTCCGTCGATACAGGAACTGGTGACGTATCTGACGCTGCATGACTCCGATCTGGTGAATCATTTTTGCAGCATAGAAAAGGAACGTCGTGTGGCTATTCTGAAAGAACATTACAGCAAGCTGGCAATGGATAAGGTGCAGGAGAAATTTAATATCAGACTCCATGCTCCGGAAGATATGACTTACTACAAGGATACCACCGATTTCCTGTGGGTATCGAACAATGCCAATACGGGACGTGTCGATCTGTTGGTGTATTCTTTTCCGTATACGGATGAAAATACATTTACGGAAGAGTATTTGGTGGCTAAACGCGACTCGGTTCTGAAATGCAACCTGCCCGGTGCTTTCCCTAATTCGTATATGGCTACAGAAACGCGTGCCGGACTGACTTATGAACCGATCATGCTGAATGAAAAATATTGCGGTGTGTTACGTGGCCTGTGGAAGATGGTAGGCGATAAAATGGGAGGACCCTTTGTCAGTCATGCTTTCCTGGATACGAAGAAACAGCGTGTGATTGTTACCGAAGGGCTTGTTTTTGCTCCGGAAACAAACAAACGGAATTATATACGTAAGATAGAGGCGGCGCTTCATACGGTACGTCCGATGGTGAAGTGA
- a CDS encoding methyltransferase RsmF C-terminal domain-like protein, with product MALPIEFIARTRALLGEEYDKLEAALQADVPVSIRINQRKGTGAPATPPVAWSETGYYLPQRLSFTFDPLFHAGAYYVQEASSMFLEQAIRTFVSEPVKCLDLCAAPGGKSTHLLSLLPEGSLLVSNEVIRTRSNILAENITKWGNPNSIVTNNDPEEIGRLTHLFDVIVTDVPCSGEGMFRKDTDSTGEWSVANVNLCAARQRRIIHDIWNALKPGGLLIYSTCTYNTEEDEDNIHYIQEELGAEALTIPVKEEWQITGPLHYDHPVYRFFPHKTKGEGFFLAVLRKAPGEIEEIRLKGKSKKEKGKAAPAVPPQVSHWIQNPETFRIEVSGDILQALPAAHHDTWQILSGQLRIVSAGIRVGELKGKDILPAHSLALSTALDKTAFTCVEISWEEAVKYLKKEALVLPPEIEKGYVLVCYKGFPLGFVKHLGNRANNLYPQEWRIRSSYLPEQVLLFP from the coding sequence ATGGCACTTCCTATCGAATTTATCGCACGCACCCGTGCTTTACTAGGCGAAGAATATGACAAACTGGAAGCCGCATTGCAAGCGGACGTTCCCGTCAGTATCCGTATCAATCAGCGCAAAGGGACTGGGGCACCCGCAACCCCACCGGTTGCCTGGAGCGAAACCGGCTATTACCTGCCCCAACGTCTTTCGTTTACGTTCGACCCGCTGTTTCATGCCGGAGCCTATTATGTGCAGGAAGCATCATCGATGTTCCTGGAGCAAGCCATCCGTACGTTTGTCAGCGAACCGGTCAAATGCCTGGACCTCTGTGCTGCACCGGGCGGTAAATCCACCCATCTGCTGAGTCTTTTACCCGAAGGAAGCCTGCTGGTCAGCAACGAAGTGATCCGTACACGCAGTAATATCCTGGCAGAAAATATCACCAAGTGGGGTAATCCGAACAGCATCGTTACCAACAACGACCCGGAAGAGATAGGCCGTCTGACACATCTCTTCGATGTCATCGTCACCGACGTGCCCTGTTCCGGCGAAGGCATGTTCCGCAAAGATACCGACAGCACCGGCGAGTGGAGTGTGGCAAACGTAAACCTGTGTGCCGCCCGCCAGCGCCGCATCATCCACGATATCTGGAATGCACTCAAACCCGGCGGACTGCTCATTTACAGTACCTGTACGTACAACACCGAGGAAGACGAGGACAATATACATTACATACAGGAAGAATTGGGAGCGGAAGCCCTGACTATTCCGGTCAAAGAAGAATGGCAGATCACCGGTCCTCTGCATTACGACCACCCGGTTTACCGCTTCTTCCCGCACAAAACAAAAGGGGAAGGTTTCTTCCTCGCCGTTTTGCGCAAAGCCCCCGGTGAGATAGAAGAAATTCGTCTGAAAGGAAAAAGCAAGAAAGAGAAAGGGAAAGCAGCTCCTGCCGTCCCGCCTCAGGTAAGCCACTGGATACAGAATCCGGAGACGTTCCGGATAGAAGTGTCGGGCGACATCCTGCAAGCCCTGCCTGCCGCCCATCATGACACCTGGCAAATCCTGTCCGGTCAGTTACGTATCGTATCTGCCGGCATACGCGTAGGCGAACTGAAAGGGAAAGACATCTTACCGGCTCACTCACTGGCATTGAGCACGGCACTGGACAAAACGGCTTTTACCTGTGTAGAGATCAGTTGGGAAGAAGCCGTCAAATACCTGAAAAAAGAAGCATTGGTTCTTCCTCCGGAGATAGAGAAAGGATATGTATTAGTCTGTTACAAAGGCTTCCCGCTCGGTTTTGTCAAACATCTGGGAAACCGTGCAAACAACCTTTATCCGCAGGAATGGAGGATTCGCAGCAGTTACCTTCCTGAACAGGTACTGCTATTTCCATAA
- a CDS encoding SAM-dependent methyltransferase: MQASLFLIPVTLGDTEHRRVLPEYNREIILQIRHFIVENIRTARRFLKKTEPSIVIDDLTFYELNKHTSPEDVAGYLAPLAKGEHVGVISEAGCPAVADPGADVVAIAQRKNYPVVPLVGPSSILMSVMASGFNGQSFAFHGYLPIDASERTNTIKKLEGRIYSENQTQLFIETPYRNNKLAEELIRTCRPSTKLCIASDITCEDEYIHTRPVKDWAGKVPDLSKKPTIFLIYK; encoded by the coding sequence ATGCAAGCATCGCTTTTCCTTATACCGGTTACATTGGGGGATACCGAGCATCGTCGGGTCCTGCCGGAATATAATCGTGAAATAATCCTTCAGATCAGACATTTTATTGTTGAAAATATACGTACTGCACGTCGTTTTCTGAAAAAGACGGAGCCTTCCATTGTCATTGATGACCTGACTTTTTATGAGTTGAATAAGCACACTTCTCCGGAAGATGTGGCGGGTTATCTGGCTCCTTTGGCGAAAGGTGAACATGTGGGGGTTATTTCGGAGGCGGGTTGTCCGGCAGTTGCCGATCCGGGAGCGGATGTGGTAGCGATTGCGCAGCGGAAGAATTATCCGGTCGTGCCGTTGGTGGGACCGTCTTCCATTCTGATGTCGGTAATGGCTTCCGGTTTCAACGGGCAGAGTTTCGCTTTTCACGGGTATCTGCCTATCGATGCGTCGGAGCGTACCAATACGATCAAGAAGCTGGAGGGGCGCATCTATTCGGAAAATCAGACACAACTTTTTATCGAGACGCCTTATCGCAATAACAAGCTGGCTGAGGAGCTGATCCGTACCTGCCGTCCGTCTACCAAGCTGTGCATCGCTTCGGATATCACGTGTGAAGATGAATACATTCATACGCGTCCGGTAAAAGATTGGGCAGGGAAAGTACCCGACCTGAGTAAAAAACCGACTATTTTCTTAATCTATAAATAA
- a CDS encoding acyltransferase, with the protein MATYQAHETAVIDPGCTIGDDTRIWHFSHIMSGCTIGERCNIGQNVVISPEVVLGNNVKVQNNVSVYTGVTCEDDVFLGPSCVFTNVINPRSAVSRKDRYMKTHVGKGATIGANATIVCGHNIGAYALIGAGAVVTKEIPPYALVVGNPSKQIGWVSEYGHRLYFDGDGFAVCPESGEKYQLKDNQVIRIK; encoded by the coding sequence ATGGCAACTTATCAGGCACACGAGACAGCAGTGATCGATCCCGGCTGTACGATCGGGGATGATACCCGTATCTGGCATTTCTCACATATCATGTCGGGTTGTACGATCGGCGAACGGTGTAATATCGGACAGAATGTTGTTATCTCACCGGAAGTTGTTTTGGGAAATAACGTGAAGGTGCAGAACAATGTGTCTGTTTATACAGGGGTGACTTGTGAGGATGATGTTTTCTTAGGTCCCAGCTGCGTCTTTACGAACGTTATCAATCCCCGAAGTGCCGTCAGCCGGAAAGACCGGTATATGAAAACGCATGTCGGTAAAGGGGCGACTATCGGGGCGAATGCTACGATTGTCTGCGGACATAATATAGGGGCGTATGCTTTGATTGGTGCAGGAGCGGTTGTGACTAAGGAAATTCCGCCTTATGCCCTGGTTGTTGGTAATCCATCCAAACAGATAGGCTGGGTGAGTGAGTATGGTCATCGACTGTATTTTGACGGAGATGGCTTTGCTGTCTGTCCGGAAAGCGGGGAGAAGTATCAGTTGAAGGATAATCAGGTAATTCGTATCAAGTAA
- a CDS encoding DUF6722 family protein, whose translation MMIIRLSFYIFAKVLTKQLSTMKNVTTIHRRKMPNTSGLLPKVNKKTQKAIYLEASKYISDLTKLIFGGIILTNVLSFNIDKMIIFVFGLFAVIVLTSLSLLLFLKGKE comes from the coding sequence ATGATGATTATCCGCCTTTCTTTTTATATATTTGCCAAAGTATTAACAAAACAACTATCAACTATGAAAAATGTTACAACAATTCATCGGCGGAAGATGCCTAACACATCCGGTTTACTTCCCAAAGTAAACAAAAAGACCCAAAAAGCGATCTATTTGGAAGCTAGCAAATACATTAGCGACCTCACCAAGTTGATATTCGGAGGTATCATTTTAACGAATGTATTAAGTTTTAATATTGATAAAATGATTATCTTTGTATTCGGATTATTTGCAGTTATAGTTCTTACAAGTCTTAGTCTATTATTATTTTTAAAAGGAAAGGAGTAA
- the nadC gene encoding carboxylating nicotinate-nucleotide diphosphorylase encodes MDQLIDDLIKLAFAEDIGDGDHTTLCCIPETAMGKSQLIIKEDGVLAGVEMAKRIFHDFDPELKMTIFINDGAEVKKGDIAFTVEGKTQSLLQTERLMLNVMQRMSGIATTTRKYVKALEGTKTRVLDTRKTTPGMRMMEKDAVKIGGGVNHRIGLFDMILLKDNHVDFAGGIEQAITRAQNYLKEKGKNLKIEIEVRNFDELQQAMNVGGIDRIMLDNFNIEDTKKAVEMIGGRYETESSGGITFDTLRDYAECGVDFISVGALTHSVKSLDMSLKAC; translated from the coding sequence ATGGATCAATTAATCGACGACTTAATTAAATTAGCGTTTGCCGAAGATATCGGCGACGGCGATCATACAACTTTATGCTGTATTCCCGAAACAGCTATGGGAAAGAGCCAGCTTATCATTAAAGAAGATGGCGTATTGGCCGGCGTTGAAATGGCAAAACGCATCTTCCATGACTTCGACCCGGAACTAAAAATGACTATCTTTATTAATGACGGTGCAGAAGTAAAGAAAGGTGATATCGCTTTTACTGTAGAAGGAAAAACGCAGTCGCTGTTGCAGACAGAACGCCTGATGCTGAACGTTATGCAGCGTATGAGCGGTATTGCAACGACAACCCGCAAATATGTAAAAGCACTGGAAGGTACTAAAACCCGCGTATTGGATACTCGTAAAACGACTCCGGGTATGCGTATGATGGAGAAAGATGCCGTTAAGATCGGCGGCGGCGTTAATCACCGTATCGGGCTATTCGATATGATCCTACTGAAAGACAATCACGTAGACTTTGCCGGCGGCATCGAACAGGCCATCACCCGCGCACAGAACTACTTGAAAGAAAAAGGCAAAAACCTGAAGATTGAAATAGAAGTACGTAACTTCGACGAATTGCAGCAAGCAATGAACGTTGGAGGTATCGACCGCATCATGCTGGACAACTTCAATATCGAAGACACCAAAAAGGCAGTCGAAATGATCGGCGGACGCTACGAGACAGAATCATCCGGCGGTATCACATTCGATACACTGCGTGACTATGCTGAATGCGGTGTCGACTTTATCTCTGTCGGAGCGTTGACCCATTCAGTCAAGAGTCTCGACATGAGTTTAAAGGCTTGCTAA
- a CDS encoding DUF4783 domain-containing protein, with protein sequence MKRLLLTLALILSFLSVMAADITPISNAFKGGNASSLTGAMDQEVDIALPGSSKKCNGSEAVKMLSTFFGSNKPTGFSVVHHADKKDAGFFVGKLPTASGEYRVNITYRADGDKAIIQSIRIE encoded by the coding sequence ATGAAACGATTATTACTTACATTGGCATTGATACTCTCATTTTTGAGCGTCATGGCAGCCGATATTACTCCTATATCAAATGCCTTCAAAGGAGGAAATGCCTCTTCACTGACAGGAGCGATGGACCAGGAAGTAGACATAGCCTTGCCCGGCTCTTCCAAGAAATGCAACGGAAGCGAAGCTGTTAAGATGCTTTCTACGTTCTTTGGTAGCAATAAACCTACAGGTTTTTCCGTAGTTCATCACGCAGATAAAAAAGATGCCGGGTTCTTTGTCGGCAAACTTCCGACCGCCTCGGGCGAATATCGTGTAAACATTACGTACCGTGCCGACGGCGACAAAGCGATTATACAATCAATCAGAATAGAATAA
- the rlmH gene encoding 23S rRNA (pseudouridine(1915)-N(3))-methyltransferase RlmH, with the protein MKIALVVIGKTDAGYFVEAINEYKNRLVHYIPFEMEVIPDIKNVKNLSESQQKEKEGELILKALQAGDQLVLLDDKGKEFTSMQFSAYIERKMHTVSKRLVFVVGGPYGFSEAVYKAASEKISLSKMTFSHQMIRLIFVEQIYRAMTILNNEPYHHE; encoded by the coding sequence ATGAAAATTGCACTGGTCGTAATAGGTAAAACGGATGCCGGCTATTTTGTGGAGGCAATCAATGAATACAAAAACCGTTTAGTCCATTACATCCCATTTGAGATGGAGGTTATTCCGGATATAAAGAACGTGAAGAATTTGTCGGAATCACAGCAAAAAGAAAAGGAAGGAGAACTGATTTTAAAGGCATTACAGGCTGGCGATCAGTTGGTTTTGCTGGATGATAAGGGTAAAGAGTTTACTTCGATGCAATTCTCTGCTTATATTGAAAGGAAGATGCATACGGTTTCGAAGCGCCTGGTCTTTGTTGTCGGCGGCCCTTATGGATTCAGTGAGGCTGTTTATAAAGCCGCTTCAGAAAAGATTTCATTAAGCAAAATGACCTTCTCGCATCAGATGATCCGTTTAATCTTTGTAGAACAGATTTACCGGGCAATGACAATCTTGAATAATGAGCCTTACCATCATGAATAG
- the aroC gene encoding chorismate synthase has protein sequence MNTFGNIYRLTSFGESHGPGIGGVIDGCPAGIELDTDFIQQELNRRKPGQSRITTPRKEDDEVQFLSGVYEGKTTGTPIGFIIWNKNQHSSDYDNMKTVYRPSHADYTYQMKYGIRDPKGGGRSSARETIARCVAGAIAKLALRQTGINIQAFTSQVGPIKLDGTYKDYDLNLTEENAVRCPDPEKAAEMEKLIAEVKSKGDTIGGVITCVVKGTPVGLGEPVFGKLHAALGHAMLTINAVKGFEYGDGFNAALYRGSERNDRFFNDNGHINTRTNNSGGIQGGISNGQDIYFRVAFKSVATILMEQETVNMDGEDTILKARGRHDPCVLPRAVPIVESMTAMTLLDYLLLQKTRE, from the coding sequence GTGAATACATTCGGAAATATATACAGATTAACCTCGTTCGGCGAGTCACATGGTCCGGGTATCGGAGGTGTTATAGATGGATGTCCGGCTGGTATCGAACTGGATACAGACTTTATCCAGCAAGAGTTGAATCGTCGTAAACCAGGCCAGTCAAGGATCACAACCCCGCGTAAGGAAGACGACGAAGTACAATTCCTATCCGGTGTTTATGAAGGAAAAACTACCGGAACACCGATCGGATTCATTATCTGGAATAAAAACCAGCATTCGTCTGATTACGACAATATGAAAACGGTTTATCGCCCTTCACATGCAGACTATACTTATCAGATGAAGTATGGTATCCGTGATCCTAAAGGAGGCGGACGTTCGTCGGCTCGTGAAACGATAGCCCGATGTGTTGCCGGAGCAATTGCCAAGCTTGCACTACGCCAGACAGGTATAAATATACAGGCATTCACCTCACAGGTCGGCCCTATCAAACTGGATGGTACTTATAAAGATTATGATCTGAATCTGACAGAAGAAAATGCAGTAAGATGTCCCGATCCGGAGAAAGCAGCCGAAATGGAAAAGCTGATTGCAGAAGTGAAGTCGAAAGGCGACACGATCGGTGGTGTAATTACTTGTGTGGTAAAAGGTACGCCTGTCGGACTGGGAGAACCTGTATTTGGTAAGCTGCATGCGGCTTTAGGACACGCCATGCTAACAATCAATGCAGTGAAAGGGTTCGAATACGGTGACGGATTTAATGCAGCTCTTTACCGCGGTTCCGAACGTAACGACCGTTTCTTTAATGACAACGGACATATCAATACCCGTACAAATAATTCAGGAGGTATACAGGGGGGTATTTCCAACGGTCAGGATATTTATTTCCGCGTTGCATTCAAATCGGTAGCAACCATCCTTATGGAACAGGAAACCGTTAATATGGATGGTGAAGATACTATCCTGAAAGCTCGCGGACGTCATGACCCATGCGTTCTGCCTCGCGCCGTTCCCATTGTGGAATCGATGACGGCAATGACGCTATTAGATTATCTGTTGCTCCAAAAAACAAGAGAGTAA
- a CDS encoding FKBP-type peptidyl-prolyl cis-trans isomerase: protein MKITANKFVAVTYDLNVGEGEERELMEKAVAEAPLKFIFGTGAMLPAFEDALKGLEVGDKFDFSIAPADAYGEYVEDHVLDLPKNIFEVEGKFDSEVIKEGNTVPMMDSNGNRLNGSVLEVKDDVVVMDFNHPLAGETLHFSGEVIDVHEPTAEEIAALSAPVGGCGCGCDDCGSDCGDHNHEGGCGCGSCH from the coding sequence ATGAAAATTACAGCAAATAAATTCGTTGCGGTTACATACGACCTGAACGTAGGAGAAGGTGAAGAGCGCGAGTTGATGGAAAAAGCAGTTGCAGAAGCTCCCTTAAAATTCATCTTTGGAACAGGCGCCATGCTTCCTGCTTTCGAAGATGCTTTGAAAGGTCTTGAAGTAGGTGACAAGTTCGACTTCTCTATCGCTCCTGCCGACGCATACGGAGAATATGTGGAAGATCATGTTTTGGATCTGCCGAAAAATATCTTTGAAGTAGAAGGTAAATTCGATTCAGAGGTTATTAAGGAAGGTAACACCGTTCCTATGATGGATTCAAACGGCAACCGCCTGAACGGTTCTGTTCTAGAAGTAAAAGACGATGTTGTTGTGATGGACTTCAACCATCCGTTGGCAGGCGAAACCTTACACTTCAGCGGTGAAGTTATTGACGTTCACGAACCGACAGCAGAAGAAATTGCAGCTTTGTCAGCTCCCGTTGGCGGATGCGGTTGCGGATGCGACGACTGTGGAAGCGATTGCGGTGATCACAATCACGAAGGTGGTTGCGGATGTGGTAGCTGCCACTAA
- a CDS encoding LTA synthase family protein produces the protein MLSTFTPFSKIETYLDTILVSLILLLPLICFRAVKTTLVIFVLLDGLFVANLMYFRTYFTAIPLDSYLLAGNLSDFSSSVIDSCRVVDLFFPLSTIAAGILWWRNFRKPEDKQVRKERKRYSIARYVLLILLVALIPAIRLWSQNGFKAAYERLQDAYLHTCNVPMYTIFGSLYYDYTCDQIVYTEDIKNDIDSWLARKTDCKSVLPHVYAKDNCVIILAESLESWVLNKTVEGQEITPNLNRILRDSSVIYAPHVLSQVKGGRSIDAQLLMCTGLLPINSGPYSIKFPESYYPSLVKAFKEKHKNARAYSLTVDKPMVWNQCIIAPVLGYDSLVSKSSFIQEEPVGSRRQVGDRAFLRQCLSKMKKNEVWSDSGNTLVQCVTYSGHNPFILPDSLKKVFFSEDVPDVLNRYMTMANYTDRAIGEFISRLKSDKRFENTLVVIMGDHEALGTVRKELCSDPVGKNILSDKAFVPLIILNAPSNMYYGKVMGQIDVYPTLLDLLGLNDYWWKGLGESIFNPQKPDFDVDSQLNIVGDTAGIPDEEVRMAKKAWEISDLIIRYDYLGRKLNVKE, from the coding sequence ATGCTGTCTACATTTACTCCATTTTCTAAAATAGAAACTTATCTGGATACTATACTGGTCTCTTTGATTTTACTGTTACCCTTGATTTGCTTTCGTGCGGTAAAGACAACGTTGGTCATATTCGTTTTACTGGATGGTTTGTTTGTTGCAAACCTGATGTATTTTCGTACTTATTTTACAGCAATACCCCTGGATAGTTACCTTTTGGCCGGTAACTTGTCTGATTTCTCCAGTAGTGTTATTGATTCCTGCAGAGTGGTTGATTTGTTCTTCCCTTTGTCGACGATTGCCGCCGGTATTTTGTGGTGGCGTAATTTCCGGAAGCCGGAGGATAAACAGGTTAGAAAGGAGCGAAAGAGATATTCGATTGCCCGTTACGTACTCCTGATTCTTTTGGTAGCATTGATTCCGGCTATTCGTCTTTGGAGTCAGAACGGATTTAAGGCTGCTTATGAAAGATTGCAGGATGCTTATTTGCATACCTGTAATGTACCGATGTATACGATATTCGGCTCTCTTTATTATGATTATACCTGCGATCAGATCGTTTATACGGAAGATATCAAAAATGATATCGACTCCTGGCTAGCCAGGAAGACGGATTGCAAATCCGTCTTGCCCCACGTGTATGCGAAAGATAATTGTGTTATTATCCTGGCGGAATCGCTGGAAAGCTGGGTGTTGAATAAGACTGTCGAAGGACAGGAGATCACGCCGAACCTGAACAGGATACTGCGAGATTCGTCGGTTATTTATGCACCTCATGTTTTATCACAGGTAAAAGGAGGTCGTTCTATTGATGCCCAGCTATTGATGTGTACAGGACTTTTGCCTATTAATTCCGGCCCTTATAGCATTAAGTTTCCGGAATCATATTATCCTTCCCTCGTAAAAGCCTTTAAAGAGAAACATAAGAATGCCCGGGCATACAGTTTGACGGTGGATAAGCCCATGGTTTGGAACCAATGTATAATCGCTCCGGTGTTGGGGTATGATAGCCTGGTTTCGAAAAGCAGTTTTATACAGGAAGAGCCTGTCGGTTCGCGTAGACAGGTAGGCGACCGTGCTTTCCTGCGTCAGTGTCTGAGTAAAATGAAGAAAAATGAAGTTTGGAGCGATTCCGGGAATACACTGGTTCAATGCGTAACCTATTCCGGTCATAATCCTTTTATTTTGCCGGATTCGTTGAAGAAAGTCTTTTTTTCTGAGGATGTACCCGATGTATTGAATCGCTATATGACGATGGCCAATTATACAGACCGTGCTATAGGAGAGTTTATATCCAGGCTCAAATCTGATAAGCGTTTTGAAAATACGTTAGTTGTGATCATGGGAGACCATGAAGCTTTGGGTACGGTTCGGAAAGAACTGTGCAGTGATCCGGTGGGAAAGAATATCCTGTCGGATAAGGCTTTTGTTCCGCTTATCATTTTGAATGCGCCGTCTAATATGTATTACGGAAAAGTGATGGGACAGATAGATGTCTATCCGACATTGCTTGATTTATTGGGATTGAACGATTATTGGTGGAAAGGACTCGGCGAGAGTATCTTTAATCCGCAGAAACCGGATTTCGATGTCGACTCTCAGTTGAATATAGTAGGAGATACGGCGGGCATCCCGGATGAAGAAGTTCGCATGGCTAAAAAAGCCTGGGAGATTTCAGATTTGATTATCCGCTATGACTACTTGGGACGGAAGCTGAATGTGAAAGAATGA
- a CDS encoding MalY/PatB family protein, with protein MKQYNFDEVIERRGTNCVKYDGLKERYGKEDLLPLWVADMDFRTPDFIVDAIKKRLEHEIFGYTFGSDSYYNSIIEWVDYKQKWKIKREWLSYIPGIVKGIGFVIQCFTKPGDKVIIQPPVYHPFRIVPESMKREVVNNPLKLVNGAYEMDFEQLESVIDEHCKVLILCNPHNPGGIVWKKDTLVKLADICAKHNLLVISDEIHAEMAYPQFTHHPFATVSEAAANCSITFMAPSKTFNIAGIVTSYSIVPNDKIRKEFYEFLEAGELGDGTIFAYTATEAAYTYGAEWLQQMRMYVMENVRFVDEFFKTKLPKIKVYPPQASFLVWLDCRDLKLSQEQLVSLFQDKAGLLLNDGSMFGPGGEGHMRLNVGCPRSVLETALNALKKAVDKK; from the coding sequence ATGAAACAATACAACTTCGATGAAGTAATTGAACGCCGCGGCACCAATTGCGTCAAATACGACGGCCTGAAAGAGCGGTATGGTAAGGAGGATCTTCTTCCTCTATGGGTTGCCGATATGGATTTCCGGACCCCGGACTTCATTGTCGACGCAATCAAGAAACGCCTGGAGCACGAGATATTCGGTTACACTTTCGGCTCAGATTCTTACTACAACAGTATTATTGAATGGGTAGATTATAAACAAAAATGGAAGATCAAACGGGAATGGCTCAGCTATATTCCGGGAATCGTCAAAGGAATCGGTTTTGTTATTCAATGTTTTACCAAACCCGGTGACAAAGTAATCATTCAACCTCCCGTATATCACCCTTTCCGTATCGTACCGGAAAGCATGAAACGTGAAGTGGTCAACAATCCGCTCAAACTCGTGAACGGCGCTTACGAAATGGATTTCGAACAACTCGAATCCGTGATCGATGAACATTGTAAAGTCCTTATCCTCTGCAACCCGCATAATCCGGGCGGCATCGTCTGGAAGAAAGACACCTTAGTTAAACTGGCTGATATTTGTGCCAAACATAATCTATTGGTGATTTCAGACGAGATACATGCGGAAATGGCTTATCCGCAATTCACACATCATCCTTTTGCCACTGTTTCAGAAGCTGCGGCCAATTGCAGCATCACTTTTATGGCTCCCAGCAAGACTTTCAATATTGCAGGGATCGTCACCTCCTACTCGATTGTACCTAACGATAAAATCCGGAAAGAGTTTTATGAATTCCTGGAAGCTGGGGAATTAGGCGACGGTACAATCTTTGCTTACACAGCAACCGAAGCGGCTTATACCTACGGAGCCGAATGGCTGCAACAAATGCGCATGTATGTAATGGAGAATGTCCGCTTCGTAGACGAATTCTTTAAAACGAAGTTGCCGAAGATAAAGGTATATCCTCCGCAAGCTTCATTTCTTGTCTGGCTGGATTGCCGCGACTTGAAACTGAGCCAAGAACAACTGGTCAGCCTGTTTCAGGATAAAGCCGGTCTATTATTAAATGACGGAAGTATGTTCGGACCGGGCGGTGAAGGGCATATGCGCCTAAATGTAGGTTGTCCGCGTTCCGTTCTCGAAACAGCACTGAATGCATTGAAGAAAGCGGTCGATAAAAAATAA